One part of the Pannonibacter sp. XCT-53 genome encodes these proteins:
- the cobF gene encoding precorrin-6A synthase (deacetylating): MSRRIRVIGIGSGNPDHMTIQAIDALNSCDVLFVPTKGEEKAFLAELRHEICTRFITGPMPRLVHYAVPKRRADGDYGAAVDDWHDAIAAIYEDLLLSEVAEGETVGLLVWGDPMLYDSTLRLIDRLTARARVSFDHDVIPGITSLQVLCAEHRMPLNRIGAPVTITTGRRLADGWPEGASDVAVMLDGVQAFNSVADRDATLTWGAYLGTPMQILRQGRLGDIAGEITATRAAARAEHGWIMDIYLIRASATEADSDGEAA, from the coding sequence GTGAGCAGGCGAATTCGCGTCATCGGGATCGGCTCCGGCAATCCCGACCACATGACCATTCAGGCAATTGACGCGCTCAATTCCTGTGACGTCCTGTTCGTGCCCACCAAGGGCGAGGAAAAGGCCTTCCTCGCCGAGCTGCGCCACGAAATCTGCACCCGCTTCATCACCGGCCCGATGCCGCGGCTCGTCCACTACGCCGTGCCGAAGCGCCGCGCCGATGGCGACTATGGTGCCGCCGTCGACGACTGGCACGACGCGATTGCCGCCATTTACGAAGACCTGCTCCTGTCCGAGGTCGCGGAGGGCGAGACCGTGGGCCTGCTCGTCTGGGGCGATCCGATGCTCTACGACAGCACCCTGCGGCTGATCGACAGGCTCACGGCGCGGGCACGGGTGTCCTTCGACCACGACGTCATTCCCGGCATCACCAGCCTGCAGGTGCTCTGCGCCGAACACCGCATGCCGCTCAACCGCATCGGCGCGCCGGTGACGATCACCACCGGACGCCGTCTTGCCGACGGCTGGCCGGAGGGCGCCTCGGACGTAGCCGTCATGCTCGACGGTGTCCAGGCCTTCAACTCTGTCGCCGACCGGGATGCGACCCTCACCTGGGGCGCTTACCTCGGCACACCCATGCAGATCCTGCGTCAGGGACGTCTGGGCGACATTGCCGGCGAGATCACCGCCACGCGGGCCGCTGCCCGGGCCGAGCATGGCTGGATCATGGACATCTACCTGATCCGCGCCAGCGCGACCGAAGCGGATTCGGACGGGGAGGCGGCATGA
- the flgF gene encoding flagellar basal-body rod protein FlgF — protein sequence MQSALYVSLSAQVALSNRLDTVARNLANMNTVGYRADEVKFAEMLSQAAKDPVSFASSGETFISRQAGGLTRTDNALDVAVEGEGWLAIRAGETIAYTRDGRMQIDTDGMLRTLNGYDILDAGGLPIQLNPDNGSPNIGRDGAITQGEEQVGSIGLFRIPDDAKLRRFENSAVIPDRPAEPIQEFVQDGVVQGYTEASNINPIREMTKLIMLTRAFDAASKMIETSHDSQGLAVRDLGEPA from the coding sequence ATGCAGTCTGCCCTCTATGTCTCCCTTTCGGCCCAGGTCGCCCTGTCCAACCGGCTGGACACGGTCGCACGCAACCTCGCCAACATGAACACCGTCGGCTACCGGGCTGACGAGGTGAAGTTTGCCGAGATGCTGTCGCAGGCAGCGAAGGACCCGGTCAGCTTCGCCTCCAGCGGCGAGACCTTCATCTCGCGGCAGGCTGGCGGCCTCACCCGCACCGACAACGCCCTCGATGTGGCGGTCGAAGGGGAGGGATGGCTGGCGATCCGGGCTGGCGAGACGATTGCCTACACCCGCGACGGTCGCATGCAGATCGACACCGACGGCATGTTGCGCACCCTCAACGGCTACGACATCCTCGACGCCGGCGGCCTGCCGATCCAGCTCAATCCGGACAACGGCAGTCCCAACATCGGGCGGGATGGCGCGATCACCCAGGGCGAGGAACAGGTCGGCTCCATCGGGCTGTTCCGCATCCCTGACGACGCGAAACTGCGCCGCTTCGAGAACTCGGCCGTCATCCCGGACCGTCCTGCGGAACCGATCCAGGAGTTTGTGCAGGACGGCGTGGTGCAAGGCTACACCGAAGCCTCCAACATCAATCCGATCCGCGAGATGACCAAGCTCATCATGCTGACGCGGGCGTTCGACGCGGCCTCGAAGATGATCGAGACCAGCCATGATTCCCAGGGCCTGGCCGTCCGCGACCTCGGAGAGCCCGCGTGA
- the fliI gene encoding flagellar protein export ATPase FliI, translated as MHALDRMALAVSAAAAEVDPVRIGGRVTQVTPSAIRVSGLSRTVCLGDLVTLSGKAGERRGEIIRLDETDVMVKPFEPHADIGIGARAYRKGALTVHPDESWKGRVVDALGRPADNRGPLLNGAEAMLLDREPPQTLERGRVTRPVRTGVKVIDLFTPLCVGQRVGIFAGSGVGKSTLLAMLAGSTDFDTVVVGLVGERGREVREFVEDVLGEALERSVIVVATGDESAMMRRLAPRTAMSVAEYFRDLGQSVLLIIDSATRFAHAARDVSMAAGEPPVARGYTPSVFSDLTRLLERAGPGARQGGAITGIFSVLVDGDDHNDPVADTLRGVLDGHIVLDRSIADAGRYPAVNVLASVSRLSQHAWTSEERELIMRLKAMISRFEDTRDLRLMGGYQQGSDAALDKACLLVPRIYEFLRQDVRARQSGDPFTELARALSQG; from the coding sequence ATGCACGCACTTGACCGGATGGCGCTTGCCGTCTCCGCCGCTGCCGCCGAGGTGGATCCCGTTCGCATCGGTGGTCGCGTCACGCAGGTCACGCCGAGCGCGATCCGTGTCTCCGGCCTGTCCAGAACCGTCTGCCTCGGTGACCTGGTCACCCTGTCCGGCAAGGCCGGCGAGCGGCGCGGCGAAATCATCCGCCTTGACGAGACCGACGTCATGGTCAAGCCCTTCGAGCCCCATGCCGACATCGGCATCGGCGCCCGCGCCTATCGCAAGGGCGCGCTGACCGTCCATCCGGACGAGAGCTGGAAGGGCCGCGTTGTCGATGCCCTGGGGCGGCCGGCCGACAACCGGGGCCCCCTGCTCAATGGCGCCGAGGCCATGCTCCTGGACCGCGAGCCGCCGCAGACGCTGGAGCGCGGGCGCGTCACCCGTCCGGTCCGGACCGGGGTCAAGGTCATCGACCTGTTCACCCCGCTGTGCGTCGGCCAGCGCGTGGGGATCTTCGCGGGCTCGGGCGTCGGCAAGTCGACGCTGCTGGCCATGCTGGCCGGCTCCACGGACTTCGACACGGTCGTGGTCGGTCTGGTCGGCGAACGCGGGCGCGAGGTGCGCGAGTTTGTCGAGGATGTTCTGGGTGAGGCGCTGGAACGGTCCGTGATCGTGGTGGCCACCGGCGACGAGAGCGCAATGATGCGCCGGCTTGCGCCGCGCACGGCCATGAGCGTCGCCGAATACTTCCGCGATCTTGGCCAGTCGGTCCTGCTCATCATCGATTCCGCCACCCGCTTCGCCCATGCGGCCCGCGACGTGTCGATGGCCGCCGGCGAGCCTCCCGTGGCCCGCGGCTACACGCCCTCCGTCTTCTCCGACCTGACGCGGCTGCTGGAGCGCGCCGGGCCCGGTGCCCGGCAGGGCGGGGCCATCACGGGCATCTTTTCCGTGCTGGTCGACGGCGACGATCACAATGATCCGGTCGCCGACACCTTGCGCGGAGTGCTCGACGGTCACATCGTCCTAGACCGTTCCATCGCCGATGCCGGCCGCTATCCGGCCGTCAATGTTCTCGCCTCCGTTTCCCGCCTGTCGCAGCATGCCTGGACCTCCGAGGAGCGCGAACTGATCATGCGTCTCAAGGCGATGATCTCCCGCTTCGAGGACACGCGGGACCTGCGGCTGATGGGGGGCTACCAGCAGGGCAGCGACGCAGCCCTCGACAAGGCCTGCCTGCTGGTTCCGCGCATCTACGAATTCCTGCGCCAGGACGTGCGCGCCCGACAGTCTGGCGACCCCTTCACCGAGCTGGCCCGCGCGCTCTCGCAAGGGTGA
- the cobG gene encoding precorrin-3B synthase — MSVAQPLATAARPPERRGACPTLATPMETGDGLLARLRPVAPGYAPKAWLRLATLSQTHGNGLLDVTARGNLQIRGLTRNSAGQLAQDLADAGLHSHAGLAIETPPLAGLDSSEIADGRPLAEALRAAVMAEGEALRLAPKLAVVVDGGGLLNLSGQVADIRLDAVRRDGAVLWRIGLAGDALSAHALAEVPQSEAVAAVLQLLSALTALGPAARGRDLDPAALARSATLPPPQAIPSPAPVGVLTAGGLAVQGVRLPFGRIAAEALVTWLDGLERLGASEVRLAPGHALLVLGIAPERANEAAALAQAAGLIVDPADPRNHIVACPGQRGCGSGLIDPRALTDLLVTTAPALLDGSLTLHLSGCGKGCAHPAAASLGLTGTPGGIALVVGGRAGDAPVAVLAPADLGPALSRLNTRLRAGSDSAATQITQLGPDGLRALIKDET; from the coding sequence ATGAGCGTGGCTCAGCCCCTTGCCACGGCAGCGCGCCCGCCCGAACGCCGGGGGGCCTGTCCGACACTTGCAACGCCGATGGAAACCGGCGACGGCCTGCTGGCGCGTCTCCGGCCCGTCGCGCCCGGCTACGCCCCTAAGGCCTGGCTGCGGCTGGCGACCCTGAGCCAGACGCATGGCAACGGCCTGCTTGATGTGACCGCGCGGGGCAACCTCCAGATCCGGGGCCTGACCCGCAACAGCGCTGGACAGCTGGCGCAGGATCTCGCCGACGCCGGGCTCCACAGCCACGCCGGCCTTGCCATCGAAACCCCGCCGCTCGCGGGCCTCGACTCAAGCGAAATCGCCGATGGCCGGCCGCTGGCGGAAGCCCTTCGCGCCGCCGTCATGGCTGAGGGCGAGGCCCTGCGGCTCGCGCCCAAGCTGGCTGTCGTGGTCGACGGCGGCGGCCTGCTCAACCTCTCGGGTCAGGTCGCCGACATCCGCCTCGATGCGGTCCGCCGCGACGGCGCGGTGCTCTGGCGCATCGGGCTGGCGGGTGACGCCCTGTCTGCGCATGCCCTCGCTGAAGTCCCGCAAAGTGAGGCCGTCGCGGCGGTTCTCCAGCTGCTTTCGGCCCTTACGGCGCTTGGCCCCGCCGCCCGGGGCCGCGACCTTGATCCGGCTGCGCTCGCCCGGTCAGCCACCTTGCCGCCGCCGCAGGCGATCCCGTCGCCGGCTCCGGTCGGGGTCCTCACCGCGGGCGGCCTCGCCGTGCAGGGCGTGCGCCTGCCCTTTGGCCGGATCGCTGCCGAGGCGCTGGTCACCTGGCTCGACGGGCTGGAACGGCTCGGCGCGAGCGAGGTTCGTCTTGCCCCCGGCCACGCCCTGCTGGTGCTGGGGATTGCCCCGGAACGGGCGAACGAGGCTGCGGCGCTGGCGCAGGCGGCCGGTCTGATCGTTGACCCGGCGGACCCGCGCAATCACATCGTCGCCTGTCCGGGGCAGCGTGGCTGCGGCTCCGGCCTGATCGACCCGCGCGCGCTCACCGACCTGCTCGTCACCACAGCGCCGGCCTTGCTCGACGGATCGCTGACGCTGCATCTTTCCGGCTGCGGCAAGGGCTGCGCCCATCCCGCTGCCGCGTCCCTTGGCCTCACCGGAACGCCCGGCGGCATCGCGCTGGTCGTTGGTGGCCGGGCCGGCGACGCTCCGGTGGCCGTGCTTGCCCCCGCCGACCTCGGCCCGGCCCTGAGCCGGCTGAACACGCGCCTGCGTGCCGGTTCGGACAGCGCCGCCACCCAGATCACCCAGTTGGGGCCGGACGGGCTCCGCGCCCTCATCAAAGACGAGACATGA
- a CDS encoding DUF1217 domain-containing protein: MISTLLQYQMVTGNLNRSLKVTAQDPQVARESAYYLKTIGSIKSIDEFLENDRVYAFAMKAMGLEDMTYAKAFMKKALEGGVDKRDSFANRLADKRYAEFVKTFNFSRYGATTTTFSRTQKPIVDAYVRQTLEVQSGESNEAVRLALYFARKAGSLKNPYEVLADRALQQVVLTALGLPKEFAAANIDKQAAVITNRVKFEDFKDPAKLDMFLKRFATMWDLQNGGPAAAASPAVILNSAAGAAGGIGQDLLARIQSFKLGGF, encoded by the coding sequence ATGATCAGCACTTTGCTGCAGTACCAGATGGTGACGGGCAACCTGAACCGGTCGCTCAAGGTCACCGCCCAGGATCCTCAGGTCGCGCGTGAAAGCGCCTATTATCTGAAGACGATCGGCTCGATCAAAAGCATCGACGAGTTTCTCGAGAATGACCGTGTCTATGCCTTCGCCATGAAGGCCATGGGGCTCGAGGACATGACCTACGCCAAGGCCTTCATGAAGAAGGCGCTGGAAGGCGGCGTGGACAAGCGCGACAGCTTTGCCAACCGGCTGGCCGACAAGCGCTACGCGGAGTTCGTCAAGACCTTCAACTTCTCCCGCTACGGCGCCACCACAACCACGTTCAGCCGCACCCAGAAACCGATCGTGGACGCCTATGTCCGCCAGACGCTCGAGGTGCAGAGCGGCGAAAGCAACGAAGCCGTCCGCCTGGCGCTTTACTTCGCCCGCAAGGCCGGATCGCTGAAGAACCCCTACGAGGTGCTCGCCGACCGCGCCCTGCAGCAGGTGGTGCTGACCGCGCTGGGACTGCCGAAGGAGTTTGCCGCCGCCAACATCGACAAGCAGGCGGCCGTCATCACCAACCGGGTCAAGTTCGAGGACTTCAAGGACCCGGCCAAGCTCGACATGTTTCTCAAGCGCTTCGCCACCATGTGGGATCTGCAGAATGGCGGCCCGGCCGCCGCAGCCTCGCCGGCGGTGATCCTCAATTCCGCTGCCGGCGCGGCCGGCGGCATCGGCCAGGATCTCCTGGCGCGCATCCAGTCCTTCAAGCTCGGTGGGTTCTGA
- a CDS encoding response regulator transcription factor produces the protein MFVIVDEREIVTAGYVSGFEREGFACLALSPAELPEWVKTASEDDLASIEAFLLGDCVERPDFPRMVRTRCDDAPILALDERPSLDQTLELFACGVDDVLRKPIHVREILARVGAIRRRTMREADNLEIGQIRVFFDGRDPVIGGEVFELPRRERRILEYLARNHGRRVTKTQIYNAVYGLMNEEVDECVVESHVSKLRKKLKDRLGYDPVESKRYIGYMLKAQVPALEAPVRVAESRRVLERV, from the coding sequence ATGTTCGTAATCGTTGATGAGCGGGAAATCGTCACCGCCGGATATGTGTCCGGTTTCGAGCGCGAGGGGTTTGCCTGCCTCGCGCTGTCGCCGGCAGAGCTGCCCGAGTGGGTGAAGACGGCGTCCGAAGACGATCTGGCCTCCATCGAGGCCTTCCTTTTGGGCGATTGCGTCGAGCGTCCGGACTTTCCGCGCATGGTCCGCACCCGGTGTGACGATGCTCCCATCCTGGCGCTGGACGAGCGGCCGAGCCTCGACCAGACGCTGGAGCTGTTTGCCTGCGGCGTGGACGACGTGCTGCGCAAGCCGATCCATGTCCGTGAGATCCTTGCCCGTGTCGGTGCCATCCGCCGTCGCACGATGCGGGAAGCGGACAACCTGGAAATCGGTCAGATCCGCGTCTTCTTCGACGGCCGCGATCCGGTCATCGGCGGCGAGGTGTTCGAGCTGCCGCGCCGGGAGCGCCGGATCCTGGAGTATCTGGCCCGCAACCACGGTCGCCGGGTGACCAAGACCCAGATCTACAACGCAGTGTATGGCCTCATGAACGAGGAGGTCGACGAATGCGTGGTCGAAAGCCATGTCTCCAAGCTGCGCAAGAAGCTCAAGGACCGCCTCGGCTATGATCCGGTCGAGTCCAAGCGCTACATCGGTTACATGCTCAAGGCCCAGGTTCCCGCACTTGAAGCGCCGGTGCGGGTGGCCGAAAGCCGCCGCGTGCTCGAGCGCGTCTGA
- a CDS encoding ArsR/SmtB family transcription factor — MDKKAALEALAALSQETRLDVFRLLVRSGRDGMLAGEVAEALNVRQNTLSANLSILVSAGLIRNQREGRAIRYFASMDGMQDLLGYLVEDCCGGKPELCQPLIRQVGCGC; from the coding sequence ATGGATAAAAAAGCCGCCCTCGAGGCACTCGCTGCCCTCTCCCAGGAAACGCGCCTGGATGTCTTCCGCTTGCTGGTTCGCTCCGGCCGGGACGGCATGCTGGCTGGTGAGGTGGCCGAGGCGCTCAATGTCCGCCAGAACACGCTGTCGGCAAACCTCTCGATCCTGGTCTCGGCCGGCCTCATCCGCAACCAGCGGGAAGGTCGCGCGATCCGCTATTTCGCCAGCATGGACGGGATGCAGGATCTGCTCGGGTATCTGGTCGAGGATTGCTGCGGCGGCAAACCCGAACTGTGCCAGCCTCTGATCCGGCAGGTTGGCTGTGGCTGCTGA
- a CDS encoding precorrin-3B C(17)-methyltransferase produces the protein MTGVIHVIGTGPGNPEQMTPEALRAVAVSQEFYGYFPYIERLNLRPDQKAVASDNREELARARAALARAAEGINVCVVSGGDPGVFAMASAVCEAIEHGPEAWRALELVVVPGLTAMLAVAARIGAPLGHDFCAISLSDNLKPWDLIERRLQLVAEAGLVMAFYNPISKARPWQLGRAFDILRTVLPGETPVIFGRAAGRPDERIVVSTLAAADPAEADMATCVMVGSPETRVIARPGRPDLVYTPRFAGRPRP, from the coding sequence ATGACGGGCGTCATCCATGTCATCGGCACCGGACCCGGCAATCCGGAGCAGATGACGCCGGAGGCCCTGCGCGCCGTCGCGGTGTCGCAGGAGTTCTACGGCTACTTTCCCTACATCGAACGCCTGAACCTCAGGCCTGACCAGAAAGCGGTCGCCTCCGACAACCGTGAGGAACTCGCCCGCGCCCGTGCGGCCCTCGCCCGCGCCGCCGAGGGCATCAATGTCTGCGTCGTCTCCGGCGGGGACCCGGGCGTCTTTGCCATGGCCAGCGCCGTCTGCGAGGCGATCGAGCATGGGCCGGAGGCCTGGCGCGCGCTGGAGCTGGTCGTGGTTCCCGGCCTCACCGCCATGCTGGCGGTCGCCGCCCGCATCGGCGCACCGCTCGGCCACGACTTCTGCGCCATTTCCCTGTCCGACAACCTGAAGCCCTGGGACCTGATCGAGCGCCGCCTGCAGCTGGTGGCCGAGGCCGGGCTGGTGATGGCCTTCTACAATCCGATCAGCAAGGCGCGGCCCTGGCAGCTGGGCCGGGCTTTCGACATCCTGCGCACCGTGCTGCCGGGCGAGACGCCGGTGATCTTTGGCCGCGCTGCCGGCCGTCCGGACGAGCGGATCGTCGTCAGCACGCTGGCGGCGGCCGATCCGGCCGAGGCCGACATGGCCACCTGCGTCATGGTGGGCTCGCCCGAGACCCGCGTCATTGCCCGCCCGGGCCGGCCGGATCTCGTCTACACACCGCGCTTTGCCGGCAGGCCCAGGCCATGA
- the motA gene encoding flagellar motor stator protein MotA, with translation MTIILGLIIAAVSLIGGFAAMGGKVTVLWQPWELVIIIGIAIGTFFVANPMKAILDTLRASREAVFNSVPRKRDYLDLLALLYALMRELRSKGRNEVEPHIENPQDSEIFRAFPTVYRNRGLSTFVCDYFRLIIVGNARAHEIEALMDEELQTIHRDQMKPYYALSALAEALPAIGIVAAVLGVIKAMGAIDQSPQILGSLIGAALVGTFVGIFLSYALVAPVAHKVKGVRESRLRPYIIVKQSLLAFMNGAPPQIALEHGRKTISAGDRPTIDEVENETMNSGGAASDGVQDLKGAA, from the coding sequence GTGACAATCATTCTGGGTCTGATCATCGCAGCGGTTTCGCTGATCGGCGGGTTCGCTGCCATGGGCGGCAAGGTGACCGTTCTCTGGCAACCGTGGGAACTGGTCATCATCATCGGCATCGCCATCGGCACGTTCTTCGTTGCCAATCCGATGAAGGCGATCCTGGACACGCTGCGGGCCTCCCGCGAGGCCGTGTTCAACTCCGTGCCGCGCAAGCGCGATTATCTCGACCTGCTGGCGCTGCTCTATGCGCTGATGCGCGAGCTGCGCTCCAAGGGCCGCAACGAGGTCGAGCCGCACATCGAGAACCCGCAGGATTCCGAGATCTTCCGGGCCTTCCCGACGGTCTATCGCAACCGCGGCCTGTCGACCTTCGTCTGCGACTACTTCCGTCTGATCATCGTCGGCAATGCCCGGGCGCACGAGATCGAGGCGCTGATGGACGAGGAACTGCAGACCATCCACCGCGACCAGATGAAGCCCTACTATGCGCTCTCGGCCCTGGCCGAAGCGCTGCCCGCCATCGGCATCGTGGCTGCGGTGCTCGGGGTCATCAAGGCGATGGGCGCCATCGACCAGTCGCCGCAGATCCTCGGTTCGCTGATCGGCGCCGCCCTGGTCGGCACCTTCGTCGGCATCTTCCTGTCCTATGCGCTGGTCGCCCCGGTGGCCCACAAGGTCAAGGGCGTGCGCGAGTCCCGGCTGCGCCCCTACATCATCGTCAAGCAGTCCCTGCTGGCCTTCATGAACGGCGCTCCGCCGCAGATTGCCCTCGAGCATGGCCGCAAGACCATCTCTGCCGGCGACCGTCCCACCATCGATGAAGTCGAGAACGAAACCATGAACTCCGGCGGCGCGGCCTCTGACGGCGTCCAGGACCTGAAGGGAGCGGCCTGA
- a CDS encoding precorrin-8X methylmutase, whose amino-acid sequence MTDYDYIKDGQAIYVKSFAIIRAEADLSRFSEAEADVAVRMIHAAGLVEAAQHFDFGPGFVETARGALEAGAPIFCDAEMVARGVTAARLPAGNEVICTLRDPQTATLAEEIGNTRSAAALRLWLPRLAGAVVAIGNAPTALFYLLELLRDGAPKPAAILGMPVGFVGAAESKDALAENSYGVPYAIVRGRLGGSAMTAAALNSLARPGL is encoded by the coding sequence ATGACAGACTACGACTACATCAAGGACGGTCAGGCGATCTATGTGAAGTCCTTCGCCATCATCCGCGCGGAGGCCGACCTCAGCCGCTTCAGCGAAGCCGAGGCCGACGTCGCCGTGCGCATGATTCATGCCGCCGGACTGGTCGAGGCGGCGCAGCATTTCGACTTCGGCCCGGGCTTTGTCGAAACCGCGCGCGGTGCGCTGGAAGCGGGCGCTCCGATCTTCTGCGACGCCGAGATGGTCGCGCGCGGGGTGACCGCCGCCCGCCTGCCGGCTGGCAACGAGGTGATCTGCACCCTGCGCGACCCGCAGACCGCGACGCTGGCCGAGGAGATCGGCAACACCCGCTCGGCGGCGGCCCTGCGGCTTTGGCTTCCTCGTCTGGCGGGTGCGGTCGTTGCCATCGGCAACGCCCCGACGGCCCTGTTCTACCTCCTTGAACTGCTGCGCGACGGGGCACCGAAGCCGGCGGCGATCCTGGGCATGCCCGTCGGCTTTGTCGGCGCGGCCGAATCCAAGGATGCGCTGGCGGAGAATTCCTATGGCGTGCCTTACGCCATCGTGCGCGGCCGGCTGGGCGGCAGCGCGATGACGGCCGCTGCCCTCAATTCCCTGGCGCGGCCCGGACTGTGA
- a CDS encoding precorrin-2 C(20)-methyltransferase, with protein sequence MTEASDKIGRLYGVGTGPGDPELLTLKAARALEEADVLAWFAKAGRRGNGRGIVEARIKPDIIELPLYYPVTTEIDKEEDAYKSQITAFYETSAAAIAEHLRAGRTVAVLSEGDPLFYGSYMHMHVRLAPHFPVEVIPGITAMSGCWSLAGVPIVQGDDVLTVLPGTMAEAELVRRLKDTEGAVIMKLGRNLPKVRRALAAAGRLEDAIYVERGTMPTSSSTRLADKPDDSAPYFSLILVPGWSGQP encoded by the coding sequence ATGACTGAGGCGAGTGACAAGATCGGCCGGCTGTATGGCGTGGGAACGGGTCCGGGGGACCCGGAGCTGCTGACGCTGAAGGCGGCGCGGGCACTGGAAGAGGCGGATGTTCTGGCCTGGTTCGCCAAGGCGGGCCGGCGCGGCAACGGGCGCGGCATCGTCGAGGCGCGCATCAAGCCCGACATCATCGAGCTGCCGCTCTACTATCCGGTGACCACCGAGATCGACAAGGAAGAGGACGCCTACAAGAGCCAGATCACCGCGTTCTACGAGACCTCGGCCGCCGCCATCGCGGAGCATCTGCGCGCCGGGCGCACCGTGGCCGTGCTCTCCGAAGGCGACCCGCTGTTCTATGGCTCCTACATGCACATGCATGTGCGCCTCGCGCCGCATTTCCCCGTCGAGGTCATCCCCGGCATCACCGCCATGTCCGGCTGCTGGTCGCTCGCCGGTGTGCCGATCGTGCAGGGTGACGACGTGCTGACCGTCCTGCCCGGCACCATGGCGGAAGCCGAACTGGTGCGCCGCCTGAAGGACACGGAAGGCGCCGTCATCATGAAGCTCGGCCGCAACCTGCCCAAGGTGCGCCGGGCGCTGGCCGCCGCCGGCCGTCTGGAGGACGCGATCTATGTCGAGCGCGGCACCATGCCGACCTCCAGCTCCACCCGTCTGGCCGACAAGCCGGACGACAGCGCGCCCTATTTCTCGCTGATCCTCGTGCCGGGCTGGAGCGGGCAGCCATGA
- a CDS encoding aquaporin: MQFDLSRRLVAEVLGTALLVATVVGSGIMADRLSDDVAVSLLGNTLPTGAILLVLITCLGPVSGAHFNPAVSLVFALRGDLKAADAVFYTLAQVVGGCVGAIVAHAMFALPLVELSSTVRTGLPQWIAEVVATFGLVFTILFGLRFKADAIPALVGLYITAAYWFTASTSFANPAVAIARSLTDTFSGIRPLDLPGFILAEVAGALLALAFASWFLGGRAKA; encoded by the coding sequence GTGCAGTTTGATCTCTCCCGGCGCCTCGTCGCCGAAGTGCTGGGCACCGCCTTGCTGGTCGCAACCGTGGTCGGATCCGGCATCATGGCCGACCGTCTCAGCGATGACGTCGCGGTCTCGCTTCTCGGCAACACCCTGCCGACCGGCGCCATCCTGCTGGTGCTGATCACCTGTCTCGGGCCGGTGTCCGGAGCGCATTTCAATCCTGCGGTCTCGCTGGTCTTCGCCTTGCGCGGAGACCTCAAGGCGGCTGATGCGGTCTTCTACACCCTCGCGCAGGTCGTCGGCGGCTGCGTCGGGGCCATCGTGGCACACGCCATGTTCGCGCTGCCGCTGGTCGAGCTGTCGAGCACCGTGCGCACCGGCTTGCCGCAGTGGATCGCCGAGGTGGTGGCGACCTTCGGCCTCGTCTTCACCATCCTGTTCGGCCTGCGGTTCAAGGCCGACGCGATCCCGGCGCTGGTGGGCCTCTACATCACGGCCGCCTACTGGTTCACGGCCTCGACCAGCTTCGCCAACCCGGCGGTCGCCATTGCCCGCTCGCTCACCGACACGTTCTCCGGCATCCGTCCGCTGGACCTTCCCGGCTTCATCCTGGCCGAGGTGGCGGGCGCGCTGCTGGCGCTGGCCTTTGCCTCCTGGTTCCTTGGCGGACGCGCCAAAGCCTGA
- a CDS encoding arsenate reductase ArsC translates to MSSTYNVLFLCTGNSARSILAEAILIAEGKGRFRSFSAGSQPKGEVHPMSLALLQKLGHDTSFARSKSWDEFAVEGGPKMDFVFTVCDSAAAEACPVWPGQPMTAHWGVPDPAAATGSEADRMLAFSEAYRMLRNRITLFTSLPIETLDGLSLKQKLADIGKTTS, encoded by the coding sequence ATGTCGTCGACCTACAATGTCCTGTTTCTGTGCACCGGCAACTCCGCCCGGTCGATCCTCGCCGAGGCGATCCTGATTGCCGAGGGCAAGGGCCGCTTCCGGTCCTTCTCGGCCGGGTCCCAGCCCAAGGGCGAGGTCCACCCGATGTCCCTGGCCCTGCTGCAGAAGCTTGGTCACGACACGTCCTTCGCCCGGTCCAAGAGCTGGGACGAGTTTGCCGTCGAAGGTGGGCCGAAGATGGACTTCGTCTTCACCGTCTGCGACAGCGCGGCCGCCGAGGCCTGCCCGGTGTGGCCGGGACAGCCGATGACCGCGCACTGGGGCGTGCCGGACCCGGCCGCCGCCACGGGCAGCGAGGCAGACCGGATGCTGGCCTTCTCCGAAGCCTATCGCATGCTGCGCAACCGCATCACGCTGTTCACCAGCCTGCCGATCGAGACGCTGGACGGCCTGTCGCTGAAGCAGAAGCTCGCCGACATCGGCAAGACTACCAGCTGA